In one Musa acuminata AAA Group cultivar baxijiao chromosome BXJ2-5, Cavendish_Baxijiao_AAA, whole genome shotgun sequence genomic region, the following are encoded:
- the LOC103985995 gene encoding uncharacterized protein LOC103985995 produces the protein MALEWVVLAYVAGAEAIMLLFLTLPGLDRLRRGLVAVVRSALKPLLSVVPFCLFLIADIYWKYEMRPFCEQEACTPSEHLRHQKSIIKSQRNALLIASALLLYWLLFSVSGLVLRIEKLKRSE, from the coding sequence ATGGCGTTGGAGTGGGTGGTGCTGGCCTACGTGGCGGGGGCGGAGGCGATCATGCTGCTCTTCCTCACCCTTCCGGGGCTCGATCGACTCCGGCGGGGTCTCGTCGCCGTTGTCCGGAGCGCCCTGAAGCCGCTCCTCTCGGTGGTGCCCTTCTGCCTCTTCCTCATCGCTGACATTTACTGGAAGTACGAGATGCGGCCGTTCTGCGAGCAGGAAGCCTGCACCCCCTCTGAGCACCTTCGCCACCAGAAGTCCATCATCAAGAGCCAACGCAACGCTCTCCTTATCGCTTCCGCTCTCCTCCTCTACTGGCTCCTCTTCTCCGTCTCCGGCCTCGTCCTCCGCATCGAAAAGCTCAAACGCTCCGAATGA
- the LOC135612978 gene encoding protein Barley B recombinant-like: protein MDGDGGMGMRNWAYYEQTLKGNLGLQLMSPVAAERESTKPLLSNGGFLRRDCDVAEPSVPMGFMRNGWINYRDNKMVHMLPLNHGYSVLPDAHGVHAPSMMQQMVPPPKDEKVPAMENETVTAKEAPLKKRSQAQARPCKPSKPKKPKKVPTPKDETNGRSGGRGRAIKKNTDIVINGFDLDISRIPTPVCSCTGTLRQCYRWGVGGWQSACCTTSISMYPLPMSTKRRGARICGRKMSQGAFKKVLEKLAGEGYNLSNPIDLRPYWAKHGTNKFVTIR from the coding sequence ATGGATGGTGATGGGGGAATGGGGATGCGGAATTGGGCCTACTATGAGCAGACCCTAAAGGGAAACTTGGGGTTGCAACTTATGTCCCCGGTAGCAGCCGAGCGTGAATCCACAAAACCGCTGCTCTCAAACGGGGGCTTCCTCCGCCGTGACTGTGATGTAGCTGAGCCTTCGGTTCCGATGGGTTTTATGCGCAATGGTTGGATTAACTATAGAGATAACAAGATGGTACACATGCTGCCCTTGAACCATGGATACTCGGTCCTTCCTGATGCTCATGGAGTCCATGCGCCCTCAATGATGCAGCAAATGGTGCCTCCACCGAAGGATGAAAAAGTACCAGCGATGGAAAATGAGACTGTGACTGCAAAGGAGGCACCTTTGAAGAAGAGGTCCCAGGCGCAAGCTCGACCCTGTAAGCCGTCGAAGCCTAAGAAGCCAAAGAAGGTTCCTACACCAAAAGATGAAACTAATGGTCGTTCTGGTGGTCGAGGGAGGGCCATTAAGAAGAACACTGATATTGTCATAAATGGGTTTGACCTGGACATTTCGAGGATACCGACACCAGTGTGCTCTTGCACGGGCACTCTACGGCAATGCTATCGTTGGGGAGTTGGAGGGTGGCAATCCGCCTGCTGTACTACTAGCATTTCAATGTACCCACTCCCAATGAGCACAAAGAGGCGAGGAGCTCGGATTTGTGGACGGAAGATGAGCCAAGGTGCATTTAAGAAGGTATTAGAGAAGCTTGCTGGAGAAGGATATAATTTGTCAAATCCAATTGATTTAAGGCCTTACTGGGCCAAACATGGCACCAATAAGTTTGTGACAATCAGGTAA